In Cytophagia bacterium CHB2, the sequence TATCATCAAGGGCGACAAAATTGTTTGGCAGAATTTTTACGGCTTCAGCGATGGCACTGATAAAAAGGCCCCGATCGCGGAAACGATCTATGTACTCGCGTCGATTTCAAAAACCGTTACGGCAACGGCGATCATGCAGCTCTGGGAAAAGGGGCAGCTCGATTTGGATAAAGACCTCAATGAATATCTGCCCTTCAAAATTCGCAACCCACGCTTTCCCGATGATTTGATCACGACGCGGCACTTGCTCACGCATCGCTCCGGCATTGCCTGGCCGAACGGCGAAGATCCCAATTTTTATCGAACCTATCCCAACGACACCGCGCCGGCGCTCGGCCCGTGGCTGCGAGAATACCTCGTGCCGGGCGGAACCGAATACGTTGCCGCGATGTGGAAGAACACCCGTCCCGGAACCGTGTTTGAATACTCGAACGTCGGCGGTTCGCTGCTGGGGTACCTCGTCGAAGCCATCACCGGCGATGATTTCGGTGAATATTGCCGGAAAAATATTTTCGCGCCGCTGGAGATGAACGACTCGGGCTTCAGATTGCGCGACGTTGCCTCCGACCGGTTGGCCGGGATTTACACTTCGGCAATGGCGCCCACCGGCCATTACAGCGTCAAGTTTTATCCGGTAACGACGATGCGCAGCTCGATCAAAGAGTTTTCACATTTTGCCATAGCCTGCTTGAACGGCGGTGAATATAACGGCAAAAGAATTTTGCAGACCGCCACGATCAACGAAATGCTCAAAATCCACGTGCCCAATCCGGGCGTCGGCTTGATCTGGTGGAACATGGGCAACGGCTACATGGGACACAACGGCAGCTTCATCGGCGCGTCTTCAAATTTGAGCATCGACGCCACAAACAAATTGGGGCTGCTCATTTTCACGAACATCTTCAACAAAGCGACGGTTTATCCGGGCGGGAAAAT encodes:
- a CDS encoding beta-lactamase family protein, whose protein sequence is MKNKYVRLALIGFALWLFACGEKAAVNPPQQNETSALDAAIQAEMSKDGLPSLAACIIKGDKIVWQNFYGFSDGTDKKAPIAETIYVLASISKTVTATAIMQLWEKGQLDLDKDLNEYLPFKIRNPRFPDDLITTRHLLTHRSGIAWPNGEDPNFYRTYPNDTAPALGPWLREYLVPGGTEYVAAMWKNTRPGTVFEYSNVGGSLLGYLVEAITGDDFGEYCRKNIFAPLEMNDSGFRLRDVASDRLAGIYTSAMAPTGHYSVKFYPVTTMRSSIKEFSHFAIACLNGGEYNGKRILQTATINEMLKIHVPNPGVGLIWWNMGNGYMGHNGSFIGASSNLSIDATNKLGLLIFTNIFNKATVYPGGKIYELIRQEATKYR